From the genome of Pelobates fuscus isolate aPelFus1 chromosome 6, aPelFus1.pri, whole genome shotgun sequence, one region includes:
- the NEUROD2 gene encoding neurogenic differentiation factor 2, protein MLTRLFSETGLIPEVQKFATWSDDCGDDMSDKDDRDEKSLQDAQTEGSLSESKEDQDLGGDEDEEEEEEEGTEETEGERPKKRGPKKRKMTKARMERSKVRRQKANARERNRMHDLNSALDNLRKVVPCYSKTQKLSKIETLRLAKNYIWALSEILRSGKRPDLVSYVQTLCKGLSQPTTNLVAGCLQLNSRNFLTEQGQEAGRYHGPNSSFAMHPYTYPCSRLSGSQCQSSTMANSHPLRSHGYCATYESLYGNASPEYNSSEYDAPLSPPLCINGNFSLKQDSSPDHDKNYHYSMHYSSLPSSRPSGHSLLFGSSGMRGGVHSENLLPYDMHVHHDRAPMYEELNAFFHN, encoded by the coding sequence ATGTTGACCAGGCTTTTTAGTGAGACCGGGCTCATCCCCGAGGTCCAGAAATTCGCCACCTGGTCAGATGACTGTGGAGATGACATGAGTGACAAAGACGATAGGGATGAGAAGAGCCTACAAGATGCCCAAACTGAGGGATCCCTCAGTGAGAGCAAAGAGGACCAGGACTTAGGTGGAGATGAAGAtgaagaagaagaggaagaagaaggGACAGAGGAGACAGAAGGGGAGAGGCCCAAGAAAAGAGGTCCTAAAAAGAGAAAGATGACCAAGGCTAGGATGGAGAGGTCCAAGGTCAGGAGACAGAAGGCCAATGCCAGAGAGAGGAACCGCATGCATGACCTGAACTCAGCCCTGGACAACCTGAGAAAGGTGGTCCCTTGTTACTCCAAGACCCAAAAGCTCTCAAAGATAGAAACTCTTAGGCTTGccaagaactatatttgggctcTATCTGAGATTCTAAGGTCGGGTAAAAGGCCTGACCTAGTGTCCTATGTGCAGACCTTGTGCAAGGGACTGTCCCAACCCACCACTAACCTGGTGGCTGGATGTTTGCAGCTCAACTCCAGGAATTTCCTAACAGAGCAAGGCCAAGAGGCTGGGAGGTACCATGGCCCAAACTCTTCCTTTGCcatgcacccttacacatacccATGCTCCAGGCTCTCAGGCTCCCAGTGCCAGTCTAGCACCATGGCCAACTCCCACCCTTTGAGAAGCCATGGCTACTGTGCCACCTATGAATCCCTGTATGGCAATGCGTCTCCGGAATACAACAGCTCTGAGTATGACGCTCCTTTAAGCCCACCACTGTGCATTAATGGCAACTTCTCCCTTAAACAGGACTCTTCCCCGGACCACGATAAAAATTACCACTATTCTATGCACTACTCCTCCCTGCCCTCCTCCAGGCCCTCTGGACACAGCCTTCTGTTTGGCTCTTCTGGGATGCGTGGTGGGGTCCACTCTGAGAACTTATTGCCTTACGATATGCACGTCCATCACGACAGGGCCCCCATGTATGAGGAACTAAATGCATTTTTCCATAACTGA